Within the Saccharopolyspora gloriosae genome, the region GTGCGCGCCGTGCACGACGATGATCAAGATGCGGGGCGAGGGGAGCTTTCCGGCGAGCAGCGGTCGGTGCTTGAGGCATTTTTCGGCATCGGCGCGGTGGATGGGGTTGCACCTTCCGTAGCGGCATGTGGTCCGGTGGACTTACGCGCCGATGTTCTTGAGGAAAGGTCCCCGCTCATGCATTCGTCTTTCATGCCACCCCGTCAGGTCAAGATCGGTGACGCGGCGGCCTTCGTCGGCACCACGCCGCGGGCGATTCGCCATTACCACGAGATCGGCCTGCTGCCCGAGCCTGAGCGGGGCGGCGATGACCGCCGCCGCTACGGGTACGAGGACATGATCCGCTTGCTGTGGATTCGCAAGATGGCCGACGCCGGGATCGCCCTGGACGACATCCGTGACGCCTTCACCACCGGCACGGCTGCCGCCGGTGCGGACAGCGAAGAAGGTATCGGGGGCACTCTGGAGCGGTTGGAGGAAACCCTCGCCGAGCAAGAGGCGGAATTGCGGCGGCAACGGACCGCCGTGCAGCGGATGCGCACCGAAGGCAGCCGGATGGGCCTGCTCTCCGACTTCGTCACCGGACGCCTCAAGAACCTGCCCGAGGGCTCCCTGCGTCAGGCGGACCTGGACAGCCTGCTGGTCACCGAGCGGGTCTTCGGCCCGCTCGGCGCGGCCACCCAGGCCACCCGCTTCGTCGCCCTGGCCGCGCACCCCGCTCTGCGGGAGGATTCCGATCGCATCGATGACGCCGAGGAGGCCCTCGATGACAGCGTCGCCGTCGATGATCCACGGGTGGCTCAAGTGGCCGTTGAGCGGCACGCCTTCGAAAGCGCCCTGCAGGCCGTCATCGAGGAGTCCGGCCTGGATGAGGACGACGATGCCCTCTTCGACGCTTGGGACGCCGTGCACCCTGCGACCGCCGACGACGGCGAGGACGACCTCGGCTCTGGCAGGCGGGCGGCCGACTCCATGAGCGTGTTCGAAGCCACCGGCAAGATGCCCTACGACTTCTCGCCGGCCCGCCTGCGCTGTGTGGAACTGGCGCAAGAGCTATCCGCCCAAGACTCACCCGCTACCTGAAACACGGCCTGGGCGAAGCGCTCAGTGCCCATTGTGGATGGTCCGGTGCGACGGCGGGTCCGCGTTCAGCTGTCCAGCACCAGGACCACGTGCAGGGTGCGAGGACCGTGCACGCCCTCGACCCGGTCCAGTTCGATGTCCGAAGTCGCCGACGGTCCGCTGATCAGCGTGGTCGGCCGGGTCGGTTCGAGCCGCGCCACGGCCTCGGGGACGCCCGCGACCACCGAGGACAGCGCCACCACGCACACGTGCAGGTCCGGAACCAGCGTCAGCGCGCGCCGTCCCCGGTCGGAGAACCCGTCGAGGAAGATCGTCCCCGTCTCGGCGCAGGCCACCGCCGACCCGGTGACCACGCCGTCCAGCTCGTCCAGCCGGGCGGCGGGAATGTCGGCGGAGTCGACCAGGACCTCGCCGCCGAACTCGGCGACCCACCCGCGGTCGAGCGCCGCCGGGATCCCGATGCGGGTCGCGTCTCCCAGCGCTGCGGCGATGGTGGTCGCGGCATCGGCGGCGACGCACTGGTGCACCGTGGCCCGGTAGTCCTCCAGGCGGTCCACCAGCAATTCCCGTTTCTGCTCGGCGGGCAGTTCGCGATCGCGGCGGTACTCACGAGGCACCCGCACCGCTGGGGGAGGGGCGATCGCGAGCGCGTCGTGCACCCGGCTCAGCACGGTGTCGCGGGCGTTCATCGCCTGCCCCCTTCGCGGTGCGCGTCGTCGATGGCGGCCCGGCCTTCGGAGGAATCCCACCACTGCCGGAAGGTCTGCTTCGGCGGAACCGGCAGATCCCGCGCGGAGGTCCAGGCGTTGCCCGGCGGCGGCAGCGTCCGGATCCGCCCGCCACGGCCGAGCAATCGGCCCAGCTGCGCCGCGCGCTGCGCCGCCGTCCACCGCCCGGACGTGGACATCGCGGCGGACGCGGCTTTCATCATCAGCTGTTCCGCGCTGAAATGGGCCTCTTCGACGTGTTGGTGGCGCAGTTCCACCAGCAGCGACGGAATGTCGATCTTCACCGGGCAGGCGTCGAAGCACGCCCCGCACAGGCTCGACGCGTACGGCAGCGAGGAGTTCGGATCGCTCCCGCCGGTGTCCATCCCGGCGAGCTGCGGCGTCAGCACCGCGCCGATCGGCCCCGGATAGGTCGACCCGTAGGCGTGCCCGCCGGTCCGCTCGTACACGGGGCACACGTTCAGGCAGGCCGAACACCGGATGCAGTGCAGCGCCTCGCGCCCCACCTCGTCGGCGAGCGTCGCGGTGCGGCCGTTGTCCAGCAGCACCAGGTGGAATTCGCTCGGCCCGTCGTGCGGTGCCACTCCGGTCCACATCGAGGTGTACGGGTTCATCCGCTCGCCGGTGGAGGAACGCGGCAGCAGCTGCAGGAACACCTCCAGGTCCGCGTAGGTGGGGATCAGCTTCTCCAGCCCCATCACGGTGATCAGCGTCTGCGGCATGGTCAGGCACATCCGGCCGTTGCCCTCGGACTCCACCACCGACAACGTGCCCGTTTCGGCGACGCCGAAGTTCGCCCCGGAGATCGCGACCCGAGCCCGCACGAACCGCTCCCGCAGGAACCGCCGCGCCGCGTCGGCCAGGTGCGTCGGATCGTCGTCCAGGTCGGGATCGACGCCGGGCATGGAGCGCAGGAAGATCTCGCGGATCTCGGAGCGGTTGCGGTGGATCGCGGGCACCAGGATGTGCGACGGGCGGTCCTCGCCGAGCTGCACGATCAGCTCGGCCAGGTCGGTCTCGATCGCGGTGATCCCCTCGGTGGCGAGGTGCTCGTTGAGCCCGATCTCCTGGGTGGCCATCGACTTGACCTTGAGGGCCTCGTCGGCACCGGTGTCTTTGACCAGGCGGGTGACGATCGCGTTCGCCTCGGCGGCGTCGCGCGCCCAGTGCACCTGCCCGCCGCGCGCGATCACGGCCTGCTCGAACTGTTCGAGCAGCTCCGGCAACCGGCTCAGCACGTCGCGCTTGATCGCCGCGCCCGCCGAGCGCAGCTGTTCCCAGTCGGGCAGCTCGCCGGTCACCTGCACCCGCTTGTCCCGGATCGTGCGGGTGGCCTTGCCGACGTTGCGGCGCATCTGGGTGTTGGCGAGTTCGGTGCGGGCCGCGGCCGGGAACGACTCGGCGCCGCGCAGGTTCCCGGAACCGCGCGGGGGAGCGGCGGGCATGCCGAGGAAGGTGCCGCTCATGCGAGTGCTCCCTGCTTCGGGCTGATGGCGTGTTCGGTCGAGGCGAGGATTTCGGCGAGGTGCAAGGTCCCGATGCCGGTCTGCAGCCGGGACAGCCCCCCGCCGATGTGCATCAGGCACGAGGAGTCCCCGGCGGTGCAGAACTCGGCTTCGGTGCCCGCGACGTTGCGCAGCTTGTCCGAGAGCATCGCGGTCGAGGTGTCGGCGTTCTTGAGCGCGAAGGTGCCGCCGAATCCGCAGCACTGGTCGGCCTCGGGCAGTTCCACCAGGTCGATCTCGCGCACCGCGCGCAGCAGCTGCAGCGGCTTGTCCCCGACCCGCAGCATCCGCAGTGAGTGGCAGGTGGGGTGATAGGTCACCCGGTGGGGGAACGTCGCGCCGACGTCGACCACGCCGAGCACGTCGACGAGGAACTCGGCGAGTTCGTAGGTCTTCGCGCGGGACCGCTCCACCTGGTCGCGCAGCGCGGGAGTGCCGAAGCGCTCGGCGACGATGTGGTGCTGGTGGCGGATCGAACCGGCGCAGGAGCCCGAGGGCACGATCACGGCGTCGATCGACTCGTCGGCGAAGCAGGCCGCGTGGTTGTCCACCAGCGGCAGCGCTTCGCGCTGGTAGCCGGTGTTCACGTGCATCTGCCCGCAGCAGGTCTGCTCCGGCGGGAACACGACCTCCTGGCCGAGCCTGCTCAGCAGCAGTGCGGTGGCCTTGACCGCGTCGGGGAACAGCGTGTCCCCGAGGCAGGTGGCGAACAGGGCTACCCGCATGCGTCGAACTCCCTTCGGAGGTGTGGTCTGACCACACCGTAACCGGAGTTGGGTGTTCCGGGAACGGGAGGTGGCCGTCGCACGAGCGTTGCGCGGGTGCGCGGTGCCCGCAACGCGTGCGCCGATAGGCTCGGGCCGTGGCGAACGCGGGGCCGCGGGCATGGGAACGGGTGCTCGCACAGATCGAGGACGACCTGCTCAATGGCCGGATCGCGCCCGGCCAGCGGCTTCCCGGCGAGCGAGCGCTGGCCGAGGAGCTCCAGGTGGGGCGTTCGTCGGTGCGCGAGGCGATGCGCGTGCTCGAGGCGCTCGGGCTGCTGCGCGCGCAGACCGGATCCGGCCCGGACGCGGGCGCGGTGATCCTGGCGCGGCCCACCGGCGGCATGAGCGCGCTGCTGCGGCTGCAGGTCGCCGGGCAGGGCTTCCAGGTGCGCGATGTGGTGCGGACCAGGCTCGTGCTGGAGACGGCCTCGGTGACCGAGCTGGCCGCCGCCACCGAGCCCGTCGATCTCGTGGCGGCGGCGGAACTGCTCGACGCGATGGACGACCCCGACCTGGCCGCGTCCGAGTTCCTGGCGCTCGACGCCCAGTTCCACCTGTCCCTGGCGCAGGCCACCGGCAACGAGGTGATCGCCGCGATGATGTCCGGCCTGCGGGACTCCATCGAGAACTACACCCGCGAGACCCTGCCGCTGCTGCGGTCGTGGGAGGACACCTCGGCGCGGCTGCGCGTCGAACACCGCGCGGTGCTCGACGCGATCCGATCCGGCGATGGCGCGGCGGCCGGCGGGCGGATGACGGCGCACATCAAGGGCTATTACGCCGACGGCGGCCTGTCCCTGTAGCCGGGAGGTCCCCCGACCGTGGGTTTCCGGGTCGGCCTCGGCGATCTCAGTGATGTCCCCGAGGTTCGGCACCGGTCTGACCCCCCAGAGTGATGATCGGCCCGTCGGCCGGCGGGTCACGTCGCAAGCCGGGGAGAAGTCGTATGGGCAAGTCCGCCCGCGTCACCGGTGCGGTCATGGGGGCCGCGCTGCTGACGCTCACCGTTGCGCCAACGGCGGCGGCCGAAGCGCCGCGATCCGATCCGCCCGTGCTCGCCCTGCCCGCGCCGACGGGGCCGGCGCCGGTGGGCTCCGGCACGGTGCACCTGCGCGACGAGTCTCGGCAGGACCCGTGGGTGCCCGCGGTCGAACGCGAACTCATGGTCACCCTCTGGTATCCGGCGACGGAGCCGGCGGGTGAGCCCACCCGCTACGTGACTCCGGAGGAATCGAGGCTGTACCTGGAGTTGCAGGCCGAACACGGCGGACGCCCCATCGAGCCCGCCGAGATCCTGAGCACGGTCCGCACCCACGCGAAAGTGGGGGCTCCGGCACTGCGCACTCCGGACGGGCATCCGCTCGTCGTGCTGTCCCCGGGGTTCTCGTGGCCGCGGGCGACGCTGAGCGGGTTGGGGGAGGAGCTCGCCAGCCGTGGCTACGTCGTGGCGTTGATCGGGCACAACCACGAATCCGCGGGAACGGCGTTCCCCGACGGCCGGGTGACCGAATGCGTGGCGTGCGAGGTGCAGGACATGCCGAGAGTGGTCCGCACCCGCAGCGATGACGTGCGGTTCGTGCTCGACGAGCTGGTCGGCGACCCTCGGTTCGGCGAGCTCATCGATGAGCGGCGGATCGGCATGGTCGGCCACTCCGTCGGTGGCGCGAGCGCGAGCGCGGCGATGGTGGCGGACTCGCGGATCGACGCGGGAGTGAACCTCGACGGCACCTTCTTCGAGCCGCTGAGCAGCGAGATTCGCCGCCCATTCCTGATGTTCGGCGCCGGTGTCCACGGTCCCGGCGGCGTGGACGGTTCGTGGGACGCCACGTGGGAGCACCTGAGCGGGTGGAAGCGGTGGATCACGCTGAACGGTTCGGGCCACGGGTCGGCGACGGACCTGAGCATGCTGGTCGACCAGTACGGCATCCGGTATCCCGGTGAGCCGTTGCCGGGGGCGCGCGGCGCCGAGCTCGGCAACCGCTATGTCACGGCGTTCCTCGACCAGCACCTGCGCGGGCAGGCCCGGCCGATCCTGGACGGCCCGACCGAGGAGAACCCGGAAGCGCTGTTCTGGCACCACGAGTGAGCTGAAGCGCGCAGTGGCCCCGGCCGGGATCGGCCGGGGCCTCGATCGTCGTCGGGGACCGCACCGATCCGGCGATGACGGGAGAGCCGTCGTGGACGCGCGGAGCCCTCATTTCGTTGCACGGCAGGGAGAATCCGTCCGAGTGCGGCGTCGTCGTGGTCCCGGATTCGTTGTGCGGAGTCGGCGAAATTCCCCCGAGTGCCAGAAATGTCATTCGAATGGAAACACTCTGAAGAACTAGTTAATCACTCTTACGGGTAACGACTAAGGGGAGGGGTGGCTAGCGTTTTTTCTGCTCCATAACATCGATTCGGAAACGCCGGTGGGGGAGTTGCTCAGCGGGTGTCATATTCCTGAACTGACGCCGACTGTCTTGAGGGTGTAGAGAATCGATGGCCACGGTTGACGAAAATTTCGCGAACGACGGAAAAATTGCAATCATCGGAATTGGTTGCCGATTACCGGGCGGGGTATCGGGGCCGGGAGATTTCTGGCGCAACCTCGCCGAAGGCAAGGACTGCATCACGCCGACCCCGCCGGATCGCTACGACATCGGTACCCTGAGCAGCAGAGAGTACGCCAAGGCGGGCAGGCTGGTCGGCGGACGCGGTGGCTACATCGACGGATTCGACGAGTTCGATCCGGCGTTCTTCGGCATCAGCCCGCGCGAGGCGGCGCACATGGACCCGCAGCAGCGGAAACTGTTGGAGGTCGTGTGGGAGGCACTGGAAGACGGCGGTCAACGGCCCGCTGAACTGGCCGGTCAGAATGTCGGTGTCTTCGTCGGCGCGTTCACGCTCGACTACAAGATCCTGCAATTCGGTGACCTGGATTTCGAAACCCTGGCCGTGCACACCGCGACCGGGACGATGATGACGATGGTGTCGAATCGGATTTCGCACAGCTTCGATTTCCGGGGGCCGAGCGTCTCGATTGACACCGCGTGCAGTTCCTCCCTGGTTTCCACGCATCTGGCGTGCCAGAGCCTGTTGCGCGGCGAGAGCAGCCTCGCGCTGGTCGGCGGGACATCGCTGAACCTGGCCCCGCAATACACGATCAGCGAGACCAAGGGCGGCTTCTTGTCGCCCGAGGGCCGCTCGCGCACCTTCGACGCCGCCGCCGACGGCTACGTCCGCGCCGAAGGCGTGGCCGCGGTGGCGCTCAAGCGGCTGACCGACGCCGAGCGGGACGGGGACCCGATCTACGCGGTGATCACCGGAACCGGCGTGAACCAGGACGGCCGGACCAACGGCATCACGGTGCCGGACCAGAACCGCCAAGTCGAACTCATCGAACAGGTCTGCGCCGCCGCGGGGATCACGCCGGGCGACCTGCAGTACGTGGAGGCGCACGGCACGTCCACCCCCGTCGGCGACCCGATCGAGGCCAACGCGCTCGGTCGCGCCCTGTCGGTGGGGCACCGGGAAGGCGCCGAGCGCTACGTGGGCTCGGTCAAGACGAACATCGGGCACACCGAGGCGGCCGCGGGAGTCGTGAGCCTGATCAAGGTCGCGCTTTCGCTGCGCCACCGGCGGATCCCGCCGCACATCAACCTGCGGACCGCGAACCCGGCGATCGACCTGGCGACCCTGCCGTACCGCATCCCCCGGGAACTGACCGTGTGGCCCGAACACGAAGGGCCGGCGCGAGCCGGGGTGAACTCGTTCGGCTTCGGCGGGACCAACGCGCACGTGGTGGTCGAGCAGGCGCCGGTCGGTGCGGCGATCGAGGAGACCGCGGCGGCGCACGGCGTGCTGCCGATCAGCGCACGCGACGAGGACGCGCTGCGGCGGCGGGTCGAAGGGATCCGCGCCGCACTCGAGGACCCCGAACTCGACCGCACCGCACTCCGCGACCTCGGCTACACCCTCGCGCGCCGCCGCCAGCACCAGGCGGCGCGGCTGGCGGTCGTGCACGACTCGGCGGCTTCGCTGCGCGAACGCCTCGACACCTACCTGCGCGGCGAAGCGGACGCCCGGGTGGTGGTGGACCACCCCCGCGACACCGGCGGCGTGGTGTGGGTGTTCACCGGCATGGGGCCGCAGTGGTGGGCGATGGGACGGGAGCTGATGGACGCCGAACCCGTCTACCGCGAGGCGATCGAGCGGTGCGACGCCGAGATCCGCGCCTTGGCAGGCTGGTCGCTGCTCGATGAACTCCGCGCCGGGGAGGCGGAGTCGCGGATGGGCGAGACCTGGCTGGCACAACCGGCGAACTTCGCCGTGCAGGTCGGGTTGTCCGCCCTGTGGCGCCACCACGGCGTGCGCCCGGACGCGATCGTCGGGCACAGCACCGGTGAGATCGCCGCGTTCTACGAGGCCGGGGTGTACACGCTGCGCGACGCGGTCACGGTCGCGATCCACCGGAGCCGCCTGCAGCAGAAGCTCGTCGGCACCGGAACGATGCTCGCGGCGGGCCTGCCCGAGGACGAGGCGCTGCGCCGGATCCTGCCGCACGGCGACCGGGTCTCGGTGGCCGCCGTCAACGGCCCGGCCACGGTCACGCTGGCAGGCGACGAGGACGTGCTGCTGGGGCTCGCCGCCGAGCTGGAGGCGGAGCGGATCTTCGCCCGGATGCTCGACGTCCGGGTGCCGTACCACAGCGCGCGGATGGACCCGATCAAGGACGAGCTGCTGTCCTCGCTGTCCGGGATCCGGCCGCGAGAGGCGCAGGTACCGCTCCACCTGACCGGCATGGAGGCGGTCGCGCACGGACCCGAGCTGGACGCGGACTACTGGTGGCACAACGTCCGCGACAGCGTCCGCTTCCGCCCCGCGATCGATCGGCTCGTGGACGACGGGCACCGCGTGTTCCTGGAGATCGGACCGCACCCGGTGCTGTCGCACCCGGTCCGGGAATGCTCGGCGGACAAGCAGATCGACGTGACGACGCTGCCGTCGATCCGGCGCAGGGAGGCCGAGGTCGAGCGCTTCCTGACCTCGCTGGCGGCGCTGCACGCCCGGGGCGTGGACATCGCCTGGGACCGGCTGCACCCGGCCGGGCGGGTGGTGGCGCTACCGCCCTACCCGTGGAAGCGGGACCGCTACTGGACCGAGCCCGACTCGGTCGCGCAGGTCCGGCTCGGCAGGCTCGACCACCGGCTGCTCGGCCGCCGGCTGTCCACCGCGGAGCCCGCGTGGGAGTCGAAGCTCGACATCGAGGCGCTGCCGTACCTGGCCGACCACCGCATCCAGGGCAACGTGGTGTTCCCCGCGGCGGATACGTCGAAATGGTGGTGCAGGCGGTCCGCGCGATGACCGGCGGCAGTCGCGTCGGGCTGGCGGACCTCGAACTCCGGAAGGCCTTGTTCCTCGCGGAAGGAGAGACCAGCAAGGTCCAGCTGGCCTTCTCGGGCGAGCACGCGACGTTCACCGTCGCGACGATGACGGGCGACGAGCGCCGGGCCGTGCACGCGACCGGTGTCGTCATCGCAGGCGACGCACGGCACGGCCCCGCCCCGGATCTCGACGCGCTGCGCGGCGGTCACCGGCGGCACCTGGATCGGACGGCCTGCTACGCGGCGCTGGCGAGCGCCGGCTACGAGTACGGGCCTGCGTTCCAGGCGATCGAGGAGGTGTGGATCGGGCAGGACGAGGCACTCGCCCGGATCAGCCCGCCCGAACAAGTCGGAGACGCCGCCGACCACCACGTGCACCCCGTGTTGCTGGACGCCTGCTTCCAGACCTTGCTGACCCCGGAAGTGCTGCGCGCCGACGGTCCCGGTACCGGGATCCGGCTGCCGCTGTCCATTGCGGAGCTGCGGCTCGACGAGGTCGGCGACCGGCCGATCTGGGTGCACGCCACGGTCGTCGAGCGCGACGGCGCGAACCTGGTCGGCGACCTCGCGCTGTACGCGGACGACGGGTCGCCGCTGGGCAGGGTCAGCGGATTCCGCGCCGGTGACGTCGAGCAGGCGTCGACGACGCTCGCCCGCGCCACGATCGACAACTGGCTGGCCGAGCTCGCCTGGCGGCCGGTGCGGATCGACGATCCCGGCAGCGGGCACGGCCGCTGGCTGGTGTTCGCCGACCGGCGGGGAGTCGCCGCCGAGCTCGCGGAACGGATCGCCGACGACGGCGGTACCTGCCACCTCGTGCGTCCGGGGCCGGAATACCGGACCGGATCGGCGGAAACGACGGTCGATCCGGCCGAACCGGGCCATTTCCGGCGCCTGTTCGAGGATGTTGACGATGCACCGTTCGATCACGTCGTGCACCTGTGGAACCTGGAGGTGCCCGCGCTCGACGGGATCGGCCGGGACGAGTCCGAGGCGCATGCCGACCTCGGCGGCTACTCGCTGATCGCGCTCGCGCAGGCCTTGCAGGAGCGGCGATCCGCGGCCGAGCTGCACGTGGTCACCCGGGGCGCGCAAGCGGTCGCCGACGAGGACGTGGTGGAGCCGCTGGGCGCACCGGCCTGGGGGATCGGCCGGGTGCTGCGGCAGCAGGAGCCGGTGGGCGAGCACGGCAAGCTGATCGACCTCGACCCCGGCTCCACCGACGCCGCGGCGGACGCGGCCGACGTGCTGCGGGTGATCTCCGCGCCCGCCGAGGACGAGATCGCGGTGCGCGGCACCGAGTTCCGTTGCGCCCGCCTGCGTCCGGCGGAGGCGCTGTCGGGGTCGCTGCCGCTGCGGCTGCGCGTGGACGGCGACTACCTGGTGACGGGCGCGTTCGGCGCACTCGGCCGGTTGCTGTGCCGCACGCTGGTCAAACGCGGCGCGCGGCGCCTCATCCTGGTCAGCCGATCCGGCCTGCCGGAGCGCGCTCGGTGGCGCGAGGTCGATCCGGCCGGCCGGGACGGGCGCAACATCCGCTTCGTCCGCGAGCTGGAGGCGCTCGGCGCGCACCCGGTCATCGCCCGGCTCGACATCACCGACGAGGCCTCCCTGGTGGCGTGGCTCGCCGAGCACCGGCTCGCCGAGTCCCAGCCGATCCGCGGCGTGTTCCACCTGGCCGGACACCTCCAGGACAAGCTCGTGTCCGATATGGACCGATCGGCCTATCGCGCGGTGCACGACCCCAAGGTCGTCGGAGCGCGGATGCTGCACCGGCATCTGCGGGACGAGCCGCTGGAGCACTTCGTGCTGTTCGCCTCGATCGCCTCGTTGCTGACCACCGCGGGACAGACGAACTACGCGGCGGGCAACGCGTTCCTCGACGCGCTGGCCCACCACCGGCGCGCTCGCGGGCTGCCCGCGTTGAGCATCGACTGGGGGCCTTGGGCGACCGGCATGATCGAGGAGCAGGGGCTCGTCGAGCACTACCGCAACAGCCGAGGCATGAGCTCGCTGTCCCCGGACGGCGGGATGGCGGTGCTGGAGCGGATCATCGGCCAGCGCCACGCCCAGTTGGTCGTCGCGACCGTCGTCGACTGGCCGACGTTCCTGTCCTGGTATCCGGTCGCGCCACCACTGGTCGCGGAGCTGGCGGCCGCCGCCGACGACGGAAACCCGGCCGAGGACGGCGGATTCCTCGACGTGTTCCGCGCCGCCGAGCCCGAGCGGCGCCGGAGCCTGCTGACCGAACGTTTCACCGCGCTGGTCGCGAACGTGCTCCGGGTGTCACCGGACGCGGTGGCCGAGGACGGTGGGCTCAACGCGCTGGGCCTCGACTCGATGCTCGCGATGGAGCTGCGCGCCCGGATCAGCACCGAGCTCGGCGTCGCGCTGCCCGTGGTGGCGCTGCTCGGGAACACCCCGGTGCACGAGCTGATCGAGCAGGTGCACACCGAACTGGCGGATGCCGCCGGCGGCTCGGGCGTCGACGAGGCGGTCATGGAGGTGTTCCGCGACGAGCACAGCCATCCGCTCACGCAGAACCAGAAGGCGTTGTGGTTCCTCAAACAACTGCACCCCGACGGCTTCGCCTACAACATCGGCGGCGCCGTGGAGGTGCGCGCCGAGCTGGACCCGGAGCTGCTGTCCGAGGCGTTCGCGACCTTGGTGGCGCGACACCCGAGCCTGCGGGCGAACTTCGTGCTCGACGGCGGCGCACCCGTGCAGCGGATCGCACCGGAGGCCGAACCGGACTTCGCCGTGTTCGACGTCCGCGGCCAGGACTGGGACGAGATCCACGCCAAGATCGTCGAGGAGTACCGCAAGCCCTACGACCTGGAACGCGACCCGCTGATCCGGTTCCGGCTGTTCCAGCGGGAACCCGACCGGTGGGTGCTGGTCAAGGCCGTGCACCACATCATCTCCGACGCCATTTCCACCTTCACCTTCATCGAAGAGCTGCTGGCCTGCTACGAGGGATCGCGCCGCGGCGAGCCCGCCGAACTGCCACCGGTGCCCGCGACCTACCTGGACTTCCTCAACCGGCAGAACCGATTCCTGGCCGGGCCGGAGGCCGAACGCATGCTCGGCTACTGGCGTTCCCACCTGCCGGAGCAGGTGCCGGTGCTGAACCTGCCCACCGACCGGCAACGGCCCCTGGTGCAGACGCACAACGGTGCCTCCGAGTTCTTCGTCCTGGACACCGCGCTGAGCGCCCGGGTGCACGAGCTCGCCCGCGCGCACAACGTGACTCCGTTCGTGGTGCTGCTCAGCGCGTACTACCTGCTGCTGCACCGGTATTCCGGGCAGGAGGATGTGATCGTCGGCAGCCCCGTCACGGGCCGCACCGCGCAGGAGTTCGGTTCGGTGTACGGATACTTCGTCAATCCGCTGCCGTTGCACGTGAATCTCGGTGACGACCCGTCGATCGCGGGGCTGCTGGACCGGGTGCGGGCCACCGTGCTGGGCGGGCTGGACAACCAGGAATATCCGTTCGTGCTGCTCGTGGAGCAGCTGGGCCTGCAGCACGATCCGAGCCGGTCGGCGGTGTTCCAGGTGATGTTCATCCTGCTGCACCACAAGGTCTCCGCCGAGCAGTACGGCTACCGGCTCGACTACGTCGAACTCCCCGAGGAGGAAGGCCAGTTCGACATCACGCTGTCGGTGTACGAGGACGAGGCCGACCAGCGCTTCCACTGCGTGTTCAAGTACAACACCGACCTGTTCCGGCCCGAGACCATGCGGCGGCTCGCCGGGCACTACACGAACCTGCTCGAGTCGCTCGCCGTCGAACCTCCCGCGCGGCGGGTCGGCGAGCTGCCGATGCTGGACGGACCGGAACGCGAGCGGATCCTCGACGAGTGGAGCGGCGCGGGCGGTGAGAGCACCCCGCACGTCCCGGTGCACGAGCTGATCACCGCCGCCGCGCGCCGCGATCCCGGAGCGCTCGCGGTGTCCGTGCCCGCCGAGGACGGCTCGGTGCGGCGGCTCACCTACGGCGAGCTCGACGCGGGTTCCCGAGCGCTGGCGCGCGGGCTCCGGGAACGCGGGGTCGGCGAGGGTGCGGTGGTCGCGGTGTGCCTGGACAAGTCACCGGAGCTGATCACGGCCGTGCTGGCCGTGCTGCGCTCCGGGGGCGCCTACCTGCCGCTGGACCGGGAGCACCCGGCCGACCGGCTCACCTACATGGCGCGGCACGCGGGCGCGGTCCTCGTGCTCACCGACGAGGCGGGCCGGGCTCGGCTCGCCGGCCTGGACGGTGTGGTGACGGCCGCCGAGCTCGACTCCGCCGACGGCGCGGACGTCGACGCAGGCCCGGTCGATCCGGAAGCTCCCGCTTACGTCTGCTACACGTCCGGATCGACCGGGCTGCCCAAGGCCGTTGAGGTCAGCCACCGCAACCTCGCCTCGGCTTACGCGGCGTGGCACCGGGAATACGGCCTCGGGGAGGACGT harbors:
- a CDS encoding amino acid adenylation domain-containing protein — encoded protein: MVVQAVRAMTGGSRVGLADLELRKALFLAEGETSKVQLAFSGEHATFTVATMTGDERRAVHATGVVIAGDARHGPAPDLDALRGGHRRHLDRTACYAALASAGYEYGPAFQAIEEVWIGQDEALARISPPEQVGDAADHHVHPVLLDACFQTLLTPEVLRADGPGTGIRLPLSIAELRLDEVGDRPIWVHATVVERDGANLVGDLALYADDGSPLGRVSGFRAGDVEQASTTLARATIDNWLAELAWRPVRIDDPGSGHGRWLVFADRRGVAAELAERIADDGGTCHLVRPGPEYRTGSAETTVDPAEPGHFRRLFEDVDDAPFDHVVHLWNLEVPALDGIGRDESEAHADLGGYSLIALAQALQERRSAAELHVVTRGAQAVADEDVVEPLGAPAWGIGRVLRQQEPVGEHGKLIDLDPGSTDAAADAADVLRVISAPAEDEIAVRGTEFRCARLRPAEALSGSLPLRLRVDGDYLVTGAFGALGRLLCRTLVKRGARRLILVSRSGLPERARWREVDPAGRDGRNIRFVRELEALGAHPVIARLDITDEASLVAWLAEHRLAESQPIRGVFHLAGHLQDKLVSDMDRSAYRAVHDPKVVGARMLHRHLRDEPLEHFVLFASIASLLTTAGQTNYAAGNAFLDALAHHRRARGLPALSIDWGPWATGMIEEQGLVEHYRNSRGMSSLSPDGGMAVLERIIGQRHAQLVVATVVDWPTFLSWYPVAPPLVAELAAAADDGNPAEDGGFLDVFRAAEPERRRSLLTERFTALVANVLRVSPDAVAEDGGLNALGLDSMLAMELRARISTELGVALPVVALLGNTPVHELIEQVHTELADAAGGSGVDEAVMEVFRDEHSHPLTQNQKALWFLKQLHPDGFAYNIGGAVEVRAELDPELLSEAFATLVARHPSLRANFVLDGGAPVQRIAPEAEPDFAVFDVRGQDWDEIHAKIVEEYRKPYDLERDPLIRFRLFQREPDRWVLVKAVHHIISDAISTFTFIEELLACYEGSRRGEPAELPPVPATYLDFLNRQNRFLAGPEAERMLGYWRSHLPEQVPVLNLPTDRQRPLVQTHNGASEFFVLDTALSARVHELARAHNVTPFVVLLSAYYLLLHRYSGQEDVIVGSPVTGRTAQEFGSVYGYFVNPLPLHVNLGDDPSIAGLLDRVRATVLGGLDNQEYPFVLLVEQLGLQHDPSRSAVFQVMFILLHHKVSAEQYGYRLDYVELPEEEGQFDITLSVYEDEADQRFHCVFKYNTDLFRPETMRRLAGHYTNLLESLAVEPPARRVGELPMLDGPERERILDEWSGAGGESTPHVPVHELITAAARRDPGALAVSVPAEDGSVRRLTYGELDAGSRALARGLRERGVGEGAVVAVCLDKSPELITAVLAVLRSGGAYLPLDREHPADRLTYMARHAGAVLVLTDEAGRARLAGLDGVVTAAELDSADGADVDAGPVDPEAPAYVCYTSGSTGLPKAVEVSHRNLASAYAAWHREYGLGEDVRVHLQAASFAFDVFTGDLVRALCSGGTLVLASRELLLNAALLHRTMVREGVDCAEFVPALVRGLMEHCESRGARLDFMRLLVVGSDVWKVEEYRRLRELCGPGTRVVGSYGVTEATIDSSYFESPVDGLEPGRPVPIGTPLPNSTCYLLDGQGRPVPEGVTGELWIGGEGVATGYRDDPEQTAERFRTIAPHGRPVRCYRTGDLAKWDERGAMHLLGRADSQVKVRGHRIEIGEIESRLAEWPQLKEAVVVAHRDPGGDSALCAYCVPAEGAVLDHRKLRGHLAEHLPTFMLPAHFVELAALPLTVSGKIDLEALPAPVAATSRPRPCSRSGWPSTGSRCSAWTKSACGTTSSNSAGVRSS